In a single window of the Littorina saxatilis isolate snail1 linkage group LG5, US_GU_Lsax_2.0, whole genome shotgun sequence genome:
- the LOC138967607 gene encoding probable ATP-dependent RNA helicase vasa-like, translated as MDENWDEGGSSAQPAAVNGSKLRGFGRGKALQQLGTEMNGQTNGFGSSNGTARSGFGGGSSSGGAFGKPSGGGGFGAPKAADEDDGWNEDAPPPSSGGGFGGRGGGFGGGRGGGFGGGRDRFKNRNFQFRKRGGGGGSSGGSGCHKCGEDGHFARECPSGGGGRGGGGGGRGCHKCGEEGHFARECPSGGGGGGGGGRGCHKCGEEGHFARECPSGGGGGGGGGRACHKCGEEGHFARECPSGGGGGGGARSGGGFSRPEGGFGKASDSNGFGAPSGDSGGGSRGGGFGGSSGGGRNDASGGGSGCRRCGEEGHFARECPNKGEGGGQGGACHKCGEEGHFARECPQALADGEKPREIYVPPEADEDDLFKSGIHQGINFDKYDNINIEVTGNDSKFKPISSFEEAGLLPTFLQNVQKACYVKPTPIQKYAIPAILAGRDIMGCAQTGSGKTAAFILPVLTAMYQQGLTTSSFSPVQEPQAIVVAPTRELATQIYTEARKFAARTDIRPVVVYGGTSVGHQMRQVENGANIVVGTPGRLLDFIEKGKISLAKTKFLILDEADRMLDMGFEPCIRKLVDTLGLPPKTQRQTLMFSATFKAEIQRLAADFLNDYLFITVGIVGGACSDVEQTFLEVDRLQKREYLCDILNTAGTQRVLVFVGQKRNADFLASYLSQTGYPTTSIHGDRLQREREEALRDFKSAKTPVMIATNVAARGLDIPDVAYVINYDLPTDIDEYVHRIGRTGRCGNLGKATSFYSQDTDFALASDLVKILSESRQIVPDWLADYASSGGGGDAGRFSGRFASKDIRHKGKFDSGGGDAGGGGGFATTADDESWD; from the exons ATGGATGAGAATTGGGACGAAGGC GGATCATCAGCGCAGCCTGCTGCAGT GAACGGGTCAAAACTGAGAGGCTTTGGGCGAGGCAAAGCTCTGCAACAGTTAGGGACAGAAATGAACGGACAGACGAATGGTTTTGGGTCATCCAACGGGACGGCCCGCAGTGGTTTTGGGGGTGGTAGCAGCAGTGGAGGTGCCTTCGGAAAACCCTCGGGAGGAGGAGGGTTTGGGGCGCCCAAAGCAGCGGATGAAGATGATGGCTGGAATGAGGATGCTCCTCCACCAAGTTCAGGGGGCGGCTTTGGCGGAAGAGGAGGTGGTTTTGGCGGCGGGAGAGGGGGTGGTTTTGGCGGCGGAAGAG atcgatttaaaaacagaaATTTTCAATTTCGTaaac GTGGTGGAGGCGGTGGCAGCTCGGGGGGTTCTGGCTGCCACAAGTGTGGTGAAGACGGACATTTTGCCAGGGAGTGTCCCAGCGGAGGCGGCGGTCGTGGTGGGGGAGGCGGGGGCAGAGGTTGCCATAAGTGCGGAGAGGAAGGTCACTTTGCCAGGGAGTGCCCCAGCGGTGGGGGTGGTGGCGGCGGAGGTGGTAGAGGTTGCCACAAATGCGGCGAGGAAGGCCACTTCGCAAGGGAGTGTCCCAGTGGTGGTGGGGGAGGTGGTGGCGGAGGAAGAGCGTGCCACAAGTGTGGTGAGGAGGGTCATTTTGCCAGGGAGTGCCCCAGTGGTGGAGGGGGAGGTGGTGGAGCCAGGAGCGGCGGGGGATTCAGCAGACCGGAGGGAGGGTTTGGGAAAGCGTCGGACAGCAATGGATTCGGAGCCCCTTCTGGTGACAGTGGAGGTGGCTCCAGGGGCGGAGGGTTTGGAGGCTCTTCAGGTGGCGGTAGGAACGATGCCAGTGGTGGGGGCAGCGGTTGCCGCAGATGTGGAGAGGAAGGCCACTTTGCCAGAGAATGCCCTAACAAGGGTGAAGGAG GAGGACAAGGAGGAGCATGCCATAAGTGTGGGGAGGAGGGCCATTTTGCCCGTGAATGTCCTCAGGCTCTTGCTGACG GCGAGAAACCTCGTGAGATCTATGTGCCACCAGAGGCTGATGAAGACGACCTGTTCAAGTCAGGCATCCATCAAGGCATCAACTTTGACAAGTATGACAACATTAATATAGAAGTGACGGGCAACGACAGTAAATTCAAGCCCATCAGTTCCTTTGAGGAAGCCGGGCTCCTGCCCACTTTCTTGCAGAATGTCCAGAAAGCCTGCTACGTCAAGCCGACTCCCATCCAGAAATACGCCATTCCTGCCATCCTGGCTGGTCGTGATATCATGGGCTGCGCTCAGACCGGCTCTGGGAAAACT GCTGCATTCATCCTGCCTGTGCTGACGGCCATGTACCAACAAGGCCTGACCACCAGCTCTTTCAGCCCGGTGCAAGAGCCACAGGCCATCGTTGTCGCCCCCACGCGCGAGCTGGCCACTCAGATCTACACAGAGGCACGCAAGTTCGCAGCACGCACAGACATACGCCCGGTTGTGGTGTATGGAGGAACGTCCGTGGGTCACCAAATGAGGCAGGTGGAAAACGGGGCCAACATCGTGGTGGGCACACCTGGCCGTCTCCTGGACTTCATCGAGAAAGGAAAG ATCAGCCTGGCAAAGACCAAGTTCCTGATCCTGGACGAGGCTGACCGCATGCTGGacatgggattcgaaccctgcATCCGCAAGCTGGTGGACACTCTGGgcctgccgcccaaaacccaGCGACAGACCCTCATGTTCAGCGCCACCTTCAAGGCGGAAATCCAGCGGCTTGCCGCAGACTTTTTGAACGACTACCTGTTTATCACGGTGGGCATCGTGGGCGGCGCGTGCTCGGACGTGGAGCAGACTTTCCTGGAGGTGGACCGTCTGCAGAAGCGGGAGTACCTGTGTGACATCCTCAACACagcag GCACACAGCGAGTGCTGGTGTTCGTGGGACAGAAGCGAAATGCCGACTTCCTTGCTTCCTACCTGTCACAGACTGGCTATCCCACAACAAGCATTCATGG AGATCGTCTGCagcgtgagagagaggaggCGCTGCGTGACTTCAAGTCGGCCAAGACTCCCGTGATGATCGCAACCAACGTGGCCGCTCGTGGCCTTGACATTCCTGACGTGGCCTATGTCATCAACTACGACTTGCCGACAGACATAGACGAATACGTGCACCGCATCGGGCGAACGGGAAGGTGCGGCAATCTTGGAAAGGCCACCAGCTTCTACAGTCAAGATACTGATTTTGCTCTGGCCTCCGACTTGGTTAAGATCCTTAGTGAG TCAAGACAAATAGTTCCTGACTGGCTGGCCGACTATGCATCGTCAGGTGGCGGCGGTGATGCTGGAAGGTTCTCTGGTCGCTTTGCCAGCAAGGATATCCGTCACAAAGGAAAG